A window from Plodia interpunctella isolate USDA-ARS_2022_Savannah chromosome 2, ilPloInte3.2, whole genome shotgun sequence encodes these proteins:
- the LOC128679501 gene encoding uncharacterized protein LOC128679501 isoform X2, which produces MSALMCSTQMVNDVTSNMYSDHYHWQKNILGHNYNVSHDLPSTETASLAQLFRSWLGTHEEAQAKEKDGVVSYQEVKELDMEREQIEGDAWKRVGRDRFVVAGASGAVFGYPSCLPVAGRIARCGLCAPTPWPTAGAKLPSVGQPSPQHSYQACGEHQVVNWNREYIFFYFVCLLFISY; this is translated from the exons ATGAGTGCGCTCATGTGCTCCACACAGATGGTTAATGACGTCACCAGCAACATGTACTCCGACCATTACCATTGGCAGAAGAACATACTAGGTCACAAC TACAATGTGTCACACGATCTTCCGAGCACGGAGACTGCCAGTCTTGCACAATTATTCCGGTCATGGTTGGGAACGCATGAAGAAGCACAA gcAAAAGAAAAAGATGGCGTCGTTTCGTATCAAGAAGTGAAGGAATTAGATATGGAGAGAGAGCAAATCGAAG gTGATGCTTGGAAGCGTGTTGGTCGTGATCGCTTTGTGGTGGCTGGTGCGAGCGGTGCTGTCTTTGGTTATCCATCTTGTTTGCCCGTTGCTGGTCGTATTGCTCGCTGTG GTCTGTGTGCCCCAACTCCGtggcccactgctggggcaaaATTACCCAGTGTTGGCCAACCTTCTCCACAACATTCTTATCAAGCTTGCGGAGAACATCAAGTCGTAAATTGGAATcgtgaatatatatttttttattttgtatgtttattatttatatcatactaG
- the LOC128679501 gene encoding uncharacterized protein LOC128679501 isoform X1 produces MPLVLRHRRRRRGSLMSALMCSTQMVNDVTSNMYSDHYHWQKNILGHNYNVSHDLPSTETASLAQLFRSWLGTHEEAQAKEKDGVVSYQEVKELDMEREQIEGDAWKRVGRDRFVVAGASGAVFGYPSCLPVAGRIARCGLCAPTPWPTAGAKLPSVGQPSPQHSYQACGEHQVVNWNREYIFFYFVCLLFISY; encoded by the exons ATGCCTCTTGTATTACGGCATA GGCGTCGCAGACGTGGCAGTCTTATGAGTGCGCTCATGTGCTCCACACAGATGGTTAATGACGTCACCAGCAACATGTACTCCGACCATTACCATTGGCAGAAGAACATACTAGGTCACAAC TACAATGTGTCACACGATCTTCCGAGCACGGAGACTGCCAGTCTTGCACAATTATTCCGGTCATGGTTGGGAACGCATGAAGAAGCACAA gcAAAAGAAAAAGATGGCGTCGTTTCGTATCAAGAAGTGAAGGAATTAGATATGGAGAGAGAGCAAATCGAAG gTGATGCTTGGAAGCGTGTTGGTCGTGATCGCTTTGTGGTGGCTGGTGCGAGCGGTGCTGTCTTTGGTTATCCATCTTGTTTGCCCGTTGCTGGTCGTATTGCTCGCTGTG GTCTGTGTGCCCCAACTCCGtggcccactgctggggcaaaATTACCCAGTGTTGGCCAACCTTCTCCACAACATTCTTATCAAGCTTGCGGAGAACATCAAGTCGTAAATTGGAATcgtgaatatatatttttttattttgtatgtttattatttatatcatactaG
- the LOC128679501 gene encoding uncharacterized protein LOC128679501 isoform X3 — MPLVLRHRRRRRGSLMSALMCSTQMVNDVTSNMYSDHYHWQKNILGHNYNVSHDLPSTETASLAQLFRSWLGTHEEAQVMLGSVLVVIALWWLVRAVLSLVIHLVCPLLVVLLAVVCVPQLRGPLLGQNYPVLANLLHNILIKLAENIKS; from the exons ATGCCTCTTGTATTACGGCATA GGCGTCGCAGACGTGGCAGTCTTATGAGTGCGCTCATGTGCTCCACACAGATGGTTAATGACGTCACCAGCAACATGTACTCCGACCATTACCATTGGCAGAAGAACATACTAGGTCACAAC TACAATGTGTCACACGATCTTCCGAGCACGGAGACTGCCAGTCTTGCACAATTATTCCGGTCATGGTTGGGAACGCATGAAGAAGCACAA gTGATGCTTGGAAGCGTGTTGGTCGTGATCGCTTTGTGGTGGCTGGTGCGAGCGGTGCTGTCTTTGGTTATCCATCTTGTTTGCCCGTTGCTGGTCGTATTGCTCGCTGTG GTCTGTGTGCCCCAACTCCGtggcccactgctggggcaaaATTACCCAGTGTTGGCCAACCTTCTCCACAACATTCTTATCAAGCTTGCGGAGAACATCAAGTCGTAA